In one window of Macrotis lagotis isolate mMagLag1 chromosome 5, bilby.v1.9.chrom.fasta, whole genome shotgun sequence DNA:
- the PHTF1 gene encoding protein PHTF1 isoform X6 codes for MLSLALRKAPSGDAQMDANERDAIEWYQKKIGAYDQQIWEKSIEQTQIKGFKNKPKKTGHIKPDLIDVDLIRGSTFAKAKPEIPWTSLTRKGIVRVVCFPLFSKWWIQVTSLRIFIWLLLLYLMQVIAFMLYFVMPVVNVSEVIGPLCLMLLMGTVHCQIVSTQIAKPSGTNGNRRRRTKRVKLLTDKGIETENTPTCVNLSIKKKHPRSEIRTWQTREKAKLSDGEKGQEGYRHLGNGVSDELSSEDDCEEQTQMILLRRSVEGASSDNGYEIKKEKSSSPSKHAGTQVKKNSSSRWCRMVRDSDSLAESEIESTAFSQESRSGVSGGSRSCSRRDSESTRHDSETEDMLWDDLLHGPECRSSATSDSEEVNMKALPPGVKRDPKEDVFQQNHLFWLQNTSPASERVSAIIWEGNECKKMDMSVLEISGIIMSRVNAYQQGVGYQMLGNIVTVVLAFFPFLHRLFHENNLDQIRSISAERLLTLFCGAPPSPSVFILAMINFLERLCLTWMFFFMMCVAERTYKQRFLFAKLFSHITSARKARKYEIPHFRLKKVENIKIWLSLRSYLKRRGPQRSVDVVVSSVFLLTLSIAFICCAQVLQGHKTFLDDAYNWEFLIWETALLLFLLRLASLGSETNKKYSNISVLLTEQINLYLKMEKKPNKKEQLTLVNNVLKLSTKLLKELDTPFRLYGLTMNPLIYNITRVVILSAVSGVISDLLGFNIRLWKIKP; via the exons ATGTTGTCCCTGGCTCTCCGAAAAGCCCCATCCGGAGACGCGCAGATGGACGCCAACGAGCGGGATGCCATAGAGTGGTACCAGAAGAAG ATTGGAGCATATGATCAGCAGATATGGGAAAAATCTATTGAGCAGACCCAGATAAAG ggcttcaaaaacaaaccaaaaaagacaGGTCACATAAAACCCGATTTGATTGATGTCGACTTAATCAGAG GCTCAACATTTGCCAAAGCCAAACCTGAAATCCCATGGACATCACTAACTCGGAAGGGAATCGTTCGGGTTGTTTGTTTCCCATTGTTCAGCAAATGGTGGATTCAGGTTACTTCGTTGCGAATTTTTATTTGGCTGCTACTGCTTTACCTCATGCAAG TTATAGCCTTTATGTTGTATTTTGTGATGCCCGTTGTGAATGTAAGTGAAGTGATTGGTCCACTGTGCCTTATGCTATTGATGGGAACTGTCCACTGTCAAATAGTCTCCACTCAGATTGCTAAACCTTCAGGAACCAATGGAAACCGGAGGAGGag gaCAAAAAGAGTAAAATTATTAACTGACAAAGGGATCGAAACTGAAAATACTCCAACTTGTGTGAATCTTAGCATAAAGAAAAAACATCCCCGATCAGAAATAAGAACATGGCAAACaagagagaaagcaaaactttcagaTGGAGAAAAGGGTCAG GAAGGTTATCGACATTTAGGAAATGGAGTTTCAGATGAACTGTCAAGTGAAGACGACTGTGAAGAACAGACACAGATGATCCTGTTACGCAGGAGTGTAGAAGGAGCCTCAAGTGACAATGGCTatgaaatcaaaaaggaaaagtcatCGAGTCCTTCAAAACATGCAGGCACtcaa GTAAAGAAAAATTCCAGTTCACGATGGTGTCGAATGGTCCGAGATTCAGATAGCCTGGCTGAATCGGAGATTGAGTCAACTGCCTTTAGTCAG GAGTCTCGGTCTGGTGTCAGTGGTGGTTCTAGAAGCTGTAGTCGAAGGGACTCAGAAAGCACCCGCCATGACTCAGAGACAGAGGACATGCTGTGGGATGACCTTTTGCATGGGCCCGAGTGCCGCTCATCAGCAACCAGTGACAGTGAGGAGGTAAACATGAAGGCCCTGCCCCCAGGCGTCAAGAGGGATCCAAAAGAGGATGTTTTCCAGCAG AACCATTTGTTCTGGCTTCAGAATACGAGCCCTGCTTCTGAACGAGTGAGTGCAATCATTTGGGAAGGTAATGAATGCAAAAAAATGGATATGTCTGTTTTGGAAATCAGTGGCATCATCATGAGTAGG GTTAATGCATATCAGCAAGGCGTAGGATACCAGATGCTGGGAAATATTGTAACTGTTGTATtagcattttttccattcttaCACCGCCTCTTCCATGAGAATAACCTGGACCAAATCCGATCCATCTCGGCTGAGAGGCTCCTGACTCTCTTTTGTGGAGCACCGCCTTCACCTTCAGTCTTCATTTTGGCAATGATCAATTTTCTCGAGCGTTTGTGTTTGACCTGGATGTTCTTTTTTATGATGTGTGTGGCAGAGAGAACATACAAACAG cGATTTTTATTCGCAAAACTGTTTAGTCATATTACATCTGCCAGGAAAGCTAGAAAATATGAAATCCCCCATTTCAGGCTCAAAAAGGTGGAGAACATTAAGATATGGCTGTCACTGCGTTCTTATCTAAAG AGACGAGGTCCACAGCGCTCAGTTGATGTGGTTGTGTCTTCAGTATTCTTACTGACACTTTCAATTGCTTTTATTTGCTGTGCCCAG GTTCTCCAAGGCCATAAAACTTTTCTGGATGATGCTTATAATTGGGAGTTTCTGATTTGGGAAACTGCCCTGCTGCTGTTCTTACTGCGTCTTGCCTCGCTGGGATCTGAAACCAACAAGAAATACAGTAATATTTCAGTGCTGCTCACGGAGCAG ATTAACTTATAtctcaaaatggaaaagaagccaaataaaaaagaacagcTCACTCTTGTG